Proteins co-encoded in one Candidatus Hydrogenedentota bacterium genomic window:
- a CDS encoding DUF2946 family protein, translating to MAVVLAIFIAIAATHETLLLLEMAATESHCGSSHAPSTPAPVHHQDHACALCELAGATTLPTLAADLPLPQVSLEFENLASCLTPAVRDESCFPHLRRAPPTLPIV from the coding sequence ATGGCGGTGGTTCTGGCGATTTTCATCGCCATCGCGGCGACGCACGAGACGCTGCTATTGCTCGAAATGGCCGCGACGGAATCGCATTGCGGCTCCTCGCACGCGCCATCTACTCCCGCCCCCGTTCACCATCAAGACCACGCGTGCGCCCTGTGCGAGCTCGCGGGGGCGACGACGCTCCCGACGCTTGCCGCCGATTTGCCTCTTCCTCAAGTCTCCCTTGAGTTCGAGAACCTGGCGTCCTGTCTGACGCCGGCCGTGCGGGACGAATCGTGTTTCCCGCACTTGCGCCGCGCTCCCCCCACTCTCCCGATCGTCTAA
- the carB gene encoding carbamoyl-phosphate synthase large subunit → MPRRADIHKIFIIGSGPIVIGQACEFDYSGTQACKALREEGYEVVLVNSNPATIMTDPETADRTYIEPLTVDMLERIIEREKPDALLPTVGGQTALNLAVKLAEAGILEKHGVELIGAKLPAIKKAEDRGLFKEAILGCGLEVPRSLVVHSLEEAREFGAELGYKAIIRPAFTLGGSGAGVSFNREEYEKVVEWGLECSPVTEVLVEESVLGWKEYELEVMRDLKDNVVIICSIENFDPMGIHTGDSVTVAPAQTLTDKEYQTMRDAAIKIIRAIGVETGGSNIQFAVDPTNGRMTVIEMNPRVSRSSALASKATGFPIAKIAAKLAVGYSLNEIRNDITRETPASFEPTIDYVVTKVPRWAFEKFPGSNSTLTVQMKSVGEAMSIGRTFKESLQKGLRSLETGRHGLGADGKDKTLTGDACSVEEREALIRAIQTPVPERLFQIARAFRAGATVEEIFEATAIDPWFLRNIREIIVEEQTLRNANPDDPQVLRRAKEMGFSDHQLGHLWGLSPMTVREKRKKYGIVPTYKLVDTCAAEFEAYTPYYYSTYGDEDEVRPADKEKIMIIGGGPNRIGQGIEFDYCCVHASFALKDDGYETIMVNSNPETVSTDYDTSDRLYFEPVTLEDVLNIYEREKPKGAIVQFGGQTPLNLAMALSKAGVPIIGTTPESIARAEDRKEFRDLVEKLELLQPQNDTATSLDEALAIAENIGYPVVVRPSFVLGGRAMEIVYDHVALARYMTHAVEASPDHPILIDKFIEGAIEIDVDAIADGTDVIVAGIMQHIEEAGVHSGDSACILPPYDLDSGLIERLKDQTRALARELNVIGLMNIQYAISDDKIYLLEVNPRASRTVPFVSKATGIPLAKLAARIMAGKTLRELGLTDDPQPDFVSAKEVVLPFIKFPGVDILLGPEMRSTGEVMGIDYTMGMAFAKSQIAAGNRLPEGGAVFISLNDRDKRKMGTLGTDIASLGFTVLATEGTAALLRQQGVEVERVFKVGEKRPHIVDRMINGDVHWVINTPFGGESVFDEKAIRRTALERGITHMTTLAAARAAVMALKAEREGTMAVRSLQEYHADAGTRPALAT, encoded by the coding sequence ATGCCCAGGCGCGCGGACATACACAAGATATTCATCATCGGCAGCGGGCCAATTGTGATTGGCCAGGCCTGCGAGTTCGACTATTCCGGCACGCAGGCGTGCAAGGCGTTGCGTGAAGAGGGTTACGAGGTCGTGTTGGTCAACAGCAACCCCGCGACGATCATGACCGACCCGGAGACCGCCGACCGCACGTACATCGAGCCGCTGACCGTCGATATGCTCGAACGCATCATCGAGCGCGAAAAGCCGGACGCCCTGTTGCCCACCGTTGGCGGCCAGACCGCGCTGAACCTCGCGGTGAAACTTGCCGAAGCAGGGATTCTCGAGAAGCACGGCGTCGAGCTGATCGGCGCAAAGTTGCCCGCGATCAAGAAAGCGGAAGACCGCGGCCTGTTCAAAGAGGCCATCCTCGGCTGCGGACTAGAAGTGCCGCGCAGTCTCGTCGTCCACTCGCTCGAGGAGGCGCGCGAGTTCGGCGCGGAATTGGGCTACAAGGCGATCATTCGCCCGGCGTTCACGCTTGGCGGCAGCGGCGCGGGCGTATCGTTCAACCGCGAAGAATACGAGAAGGTCGTCGAATGGGGCCTCGAGTGCAGCCCCGTCACCGAAGTGCTCGTCGAAGAGTCCGTACTCGGCTGGAAAGAGTATGAGCTCGAAGTGATGCGCGACTTGAAGGACAACGTCGTCATTATTTGCTCGATCGAAAACTTCGATCCAATGGGCATTCATACGGGCGACAGCGTCACGGTCGCGCCGGCACAGACGCTGACGGACAAAGAGTACCAGACGATGCGCGACGCCGCGATCAAGATCATTCGCGCCATCGGCGTCGAGACCGGCGGATCGAATATTCAGTTTGCGGTCGATCCAACGAACGGCCGAATGACGGTCATCGAAATGAACCCGCGGGTGTCGCGCAGTTCGGCGCTCGCGTCGAAAGCCACAGGTTTCCCCATCGCCAAAATCGCCGCGAAACTTGCCGTCGGCTATTCGCTCAACGAAATCCGGAACGACATTACACGGGAGACACCCGCATCGTTCGAACCCACCATCGACTACGTCGTGACAAAGGTCCCGCGCTGGGCGTTCGAGAAGTTTCCCGGATCGAACTCGACGCTGACGGTGCAGATGAAGAGCGTGGGCGAAGCGATGAGCATTGGCCGCACATTCAAGGAATCGCTGCAAAAGGGCCTGCGTTCGCTCGAAACCGGCCGGCACGGCCTCGGCGCGGACGGCAAGGACAAGACGCTAACCGGCGATGCGTGTTCCGTCGAAGAACGCGAGGCGCTTATCCGCGCGATCCAGACACCGGTGCCCGAACGGTTGTTCCAAATTGCGCGCGCGTTCCGCGCGGGCGCGACCGTCGAGGAGATTTTCGAAGCGACGGCCATCGACCCGTGGTTCCTGCGCAATATCCGCGAGATCATCGTCGAAGAGCAAACGCTGCGCAATGCGAATCCCGACGACCCGCAGGTCCTGCGTCGCGCGAAAGAGATGGGCTTTTCCGACCATCAACTCGGCCACCTCTGGGGTCTCAGCCCGATGACCGTGCGCGAAAAGCGCAAGAAATACGGCATCGTACCGACGTACAAGCTCGTCGATACCTGCGCGGCGGAATTCGAAGCGTACACGCCGTATTACTACTCGACCTACGGCGACGAGGACGAAGTGCGCCCGGCGGACAAAGAAAAGATCATGATCATCGGCGGCGGGCCAAACCGCATCGGGCAGGGCATCGAGTTCGACTACTGCTGCGTCCATGCCTCGTTCGCGCTGAAGGATGACGGCTACGAGACCATCATGGTCAACAGCAATCCGGAAACCGTCTCGACCGATTACGACACCTCCGACCGGTTGTACTTCGAGCCGGTGACGCTCGAAGACGTCCTGAACATATACGAGCGCGAAAAGCCAAAAGGCGCGATCGTTCAGTTCGGCGGTCAAACTCCGCTGAACCTCGCGATGGCGCTGTCGAAGGCAGGTGTGCCGATTATTGGCACGACGCCGGAGAGCATCGCGCGCGCGGAGGACCGCAAAGAGTTCCGCGATCTCGTCGAAAAGCTCGAACTGCTCCAACCGCAGAACGACACCGCCACGTCGCTCGACGAAGCGCTGGCGATCGCCGAGAACATCGGTTATCCCGTCGTGGTACGGCCCTCGTTCGTGCTCGGCGGACGCGCGATGGAGATCGTATATGACCACGTCGCCCTCGCGCGCTACATGACCCACGCGGTCGAGGCGTCGCCCGATCATCCGATCCTCATCGACAAGTTCATCGAAGGCGCGATCGAGATCGACGTAGACGCGATCGCCGACGGCACGGACGTAATCGTCGCCGGCATCATGCAGCACATCGAGGAGGCCGGCGTCCACAGCGGCGACAGCGCGTGCATTCTTCCACCCTACGATCTGGATTCCGGCTTGATCGAGCGGCTAAAGGACCAGACCCGCGCGCTTGCCCGCGAGCTTAACGTCATCGGCCTGATGAACATTCAGTACGCGATCAGCGACGACAAGATTTACCTGCTGGAAGTGAACCCGCGCGCATCGCGCACGGTGCCGTTTGTCAGCAAGGCCACGGGAATTCCGCTCGCCAAACTCGCCGCGCGCATCATGGCTGGAAAGACGTTGCGCGAACTCGGCCTGACCGACGACCCGCAACCCGACTTCGTCAGCGCGAAGGAAGTCGTCCTGCCGTTCATCAAGTTCCCCGGCGTGGACATTCTGCTTGGCCCGGAGATGCGCAGCACGGGCGAGGTCATGGGCATCGACTATACGATGGGCATGGCGTTCGCCAAGAGCCAAATCGCGGCGGGCAACCGCCTGCCCGAGGGCGGCGCCGTATTCATCAGCCTGAACGATCGCGACAAACGCAAGATGGGAACGTTGGGCACGGACATCGCGTCGCTCGGGTTTACCGTGCTTGCCACCGAAGGCACCGCGGCGTTGCTGCGCCAACAGGGCGTCGAGGTCGAGCGCGTGTTCAAAGTGGGGGAGAAGCGCCCGCACATCGTGGACCGTATGATCAACGGCGACGTGCACTGGGTCATCAACACGCCGTTCGGCGGAGAATCCGTGTTCGACGAAAAGGCCATTCGCCGGACGGCGCTCGAGCGCGGCATCACGCACATGACGACGCTCGCCGCCGCGCGCGCCGCCGTTATGGCGTTGAAGGCCGAGCGCGAGGGAACGATGGCCGTGCGGTCCCTGCAAGAGTATCACGCCGACGCGGGCACCCGGCCCGCGCTTGCGACCTGA
- the rsmI gene encoding 16S rRNA (cytidine(1402)-2'-O)-methyltransferase produces MATGRLFVVATPIGNLDDIGARALRVLTSVSLVAAEDTRHSKKLLDHFQIRTPLTSYHDHNETEKAGALLDALREGRDVALITDAGTPCIADPGFRVVRAARDAGIPVETVPGPSAVVAALSISGLPSDAFAFHGFFPRKAKDADRAIEKARSFGGTHIFYEAANRVLDTLSLLAAKASDAEVCVARELTKMHEEVVRGTAKSVGEHFEHNPLKGECVILIYFGAAADSAASLTDDEIRAAVDDVIATQSVSRRDAIRAVASRTGIPRNRVYDVAGKA; encoded by the coding sequence ATGGCAACGGGACGCCTGTTTGTGGTGGCAACGCCGATCGGCAATCTGGACGATATCGGCGCGCGCGCGTTGCGCGTGCTCACGTCCGTTTCGCTCGTTGCCGCCGAAGACACCCGCCACTCGAAGAAACTTCTCGACCATTTCCAGATTCGCACCCCGCTCACGAGCTACCACGATCACAACGAAACGGAAAAGGCCGGCGCGTTGCTCGACGCGCTGCGCGAAGGCCGGGACGTTGCGCTGATTACGGACGCGGGCACGCCGTGCATTGCCGATCCCGGCTTTCGCGTCGTTCGCGCCGCGCGCGACGCCGGCATTCCCGTCGAGACCGTGCCCGGGCCGAGCGCAGTCGTCGCGGCGCTTTCGATCAGCGGATTGCCGTCGGATGCGTTCGCATTTCACGGTTTCTTCCCACGCAAAGCGAAGGACGCGGATCGGGCGATCGAGAAGGCGCGGTCATTCGGCGGGACGCACATCTTCTACGAGGCTGCCAACCGCGTGCTCGATACACTATCGCTCCTCGCCGCAAAAGCGTCCGATGCCGAAGTCTGCGTCGCGCGCGAACTCACCAAAATGCACGAGGAAGTCGTTCGCGGCACGGCGAAGTCTGTCGGAGAGCATTTCGAACACAACCCGTTGAAGGGCGAATGCGTCATTCTGATCTACTTTGGCGCGGCGGCCGATTCGGCCGCTTCCCTTACCGACGACGAAATCCGCGCGGCGGTCGATGACGTTATAGCGACGCAATCCGTTTCCCGGCGCGACGCGATTCGCGCCGTCGCATCGCGGACCGGCATTCCACGCAACCGGGTGTACGACGTGGCAGGTAAAGCATGA
- a CDS encoding PAS domain S-box protein has product MIPAAELAHSLPVTVERSALIMRYLIALIIGPIFLLGYFGGEYFDFFVITGMVMAHNLYVHVVLWARAYRLFFTRTNFFIYLVQISIIMAITGGESSDAYLLYHLLIIGFSAYDRRFGRVITATLVCLAAYIVVILIEKYRSGFSLTLGAVVVRLLSTFIVGWMIASLSERLRRAEVTAAEQTAQIAASEATLRAILNSAGDPIVVFDDNEYIVEANERASEFLGVPRVQLVGQRLRAYLFDDGALPHKLADLRARGQAHTHEIALPRSGEERAVDMIARSFIREGVRYFIVLLRDVTYQKNIEEASRVLEARLEKLNTDLRQLDRHKSEFMHAISAGIRTPLAAVAGYVDMLIDGELGDVNPDQSKALQTCRRALQRVFRLVERTIDAYSPRFGRESTADKDAVAAAAAEQKREPK; this is encoded by the coding sequence ATGATTCCCGCAGCCGAACTTGCGCACAGCCTTCCGGTGACCGTCGAGCGCAGCGCGCTCATCATGCGGTACCTGATCGCCTTGATCATCGGGCCCATATTCCTGCTCGGCTATTTTGGCGGGGAGTACTTCGATTTCTTCGTCATCACCGGCATGGTCATGGCGCACAACCTCTACGTCCACGTTGTGCTGTGGGCGCGGGCGTACCGCCTCTTCTTCACGCGAACGAACTTCTTCATTTATCTCGTGCAAATCAGCATCATCATGGCGATCACCGGCGGCGAAAGCAGCGACGCGTATCTGCTCTATCATTTGCTGATCATCGGCTTCAGCGCCTACGACCGGCGGTTCGGACGCGTCATCACCGCCACGCTGGTGTGCCTTGCAGCGTACATCGTGGTGATCCTGATAGAGAAATACCGCTCCGGCTTCTCGCTCACCCTCGGCGCGGTTGTCGTGCGTCTCCTGAGCACCTTCATCGTCGGGTGGATGATTGCGTCGCTGTCCGAACGGCTGCGCCGCGCGGAGGTCACCGCGGCGGAACAGACCGCGCAAATTGCCGCGTCCGAAGCGACGCTGCGCGCCATTCTCAACAGCGCGGGCGATCCCATCGTCGTGTTCGACGACAATGAGTACATCGTGGAGGCGAACGAACGCGCGTCGGAGTTTCTGGGAGTTCCGCGCGTTCAACTGGTCGGGCAGCGGTTGCGCGCCTACCTGTTCGACGACGGCGCCCTCCCGCACAAGCTCGCCGACCTTCGCGCCCGGGGCCAGGCGCACACACACGAAATCGCGCTTCCCCGCTCCGGCGAAGAGCGCGCGGTGGACATGATCGCGCGGTCGTTCATTCGTGAGGGTGTGCGCTACTTCATCGTGTTGCTCCGGGACGTTACGTACCAGAAGAACATCGAGGAGGCGTCGCGCGTGCTCGAGGCGCGGCTCGAAAAACTCAACACGGACCTGCGGCAACTCGACCGCCACAAGTCCGAGTTCATGCACGCCATTTCCGCGGGCATACGCACGCCGCTCGCGGCCGTCGCGGGCTACGTCGATATGCTTATCGACGGAGAACTCGGCGACGTCAATCCCGATCAAAGCAAGGCGCTGCAAACCTGCCGGCGCGCGTTGCAGCGGGTGTTTCGTTTGGTTGAACGAACAATCGACGCGTATTCGCCACGGTTTGGCAGGGAATCGACGGCGGATAAGGACGCGGTGGCGGCTGCCGCGGCAGAACAAAAGCGGGAACCGAAATAA
- a CDS encoding DUF1559 domain-containing protein — protein sequence MKRHGFTLIELLVVIAIIAILAAILLPALARAREAARRASCQNNLKQMGIIFKMYSGESRGEKFPPMKALDCNGNPAPGATIFRAESTYPEYLTDLNVLVCPSAPSGGNAIELWDEGNTPSTLWNGDGAFVQPFANNGTVEPCEVYEHPYIYLGWAIENAQTGPAAIPALETNVADLFTLLNTSPQDALDGTNSDWSVVPGTGNAGGDANRRLREGIERFMITDINNPAGSAVAQSQLAIMWDEISADEATHFNHIPGGCNVLYMDGHVEFLKYSGTGGNTFPVNEGGLVFHEFSHILYP from the coding sequence ATGAAACGTCATGGATTTACTTTGATCGAGTTATTGGTCGTCATCGCGATTATCGCGATCCTCGCGGCGATCCTGCTGCCCGCGCTTGCGCGCGCGCGCGAGGCCGCCCGCCGCGCAAGTTGCCAGAACAATCTCAAGCAAATGGGAATTATCTTCAAAATGTACTCGGGCGAATCGCGCGGGGAAAAGTTTCCGCCGATGAAGGCCCTGGACTGCAACGGAAACCCGGCCCCGGGCGCGACGATCTTTCGCGCGGAATCGACATACCCGGAGTATTTGACCGATCTGAACGTGCTCGTTTGCCCGAGCGCGCCGTCGGGCGGGAACGCAATCGAACTTTGGGACGAGGGAAACACGCCGTCGACATTGTGGAACGGCGATGGCGCATTCGTCCAACCGTTCGCGAATAACGGGACTGTCGAGCCGTGCGAAGTGTACGAACATCCGTACATCTACCTCGGGTGGGCGATCGAAAACGCGCAAACCGGGCCTGCCGCGATACCTGCCCTCGAGACAAACGTCGCCGACTTATTCACCCTGCTGAATACATCCCCCCAAGACGCGCTCGACGGCACGAACAGCGACTGGTCGGTTGTGCCGGGCACGGGCAACGCGGGCGGCGACGCCAACCGGCGGTTACGCGAAGGCATCGAGCGGTTCATGATCACGGATATCAACAATCCCGCGGGCAGCGCCGTAGCGCAGTCGCAACTCGCAATCATGTGGGACGAGATTTCCGCCGACGAGGCGACCCATTTCAACCACATTCCGGGCGGCTGCAACGTGCTGTACATGGACGGCCACGTGGAATTCCTGAAGTACAGCGGTACGGGCGGCAACACGTTCCCGGTGAACGAAGGCGGACTGGTCTTCCACGAGTTCAGCCATATTCTGTACCCGTAG